A genome region from Candidatus Poribacteria bacterium includes the following:
- a CDS encoding tetratricopeptide repeat-containing serine protease family protein, with the protein MKHISRFLFSFLTLGVILSCAQTPQRIELHPVYAVPRGTPEGPGKPLVTAEGLDTEKVKASTVRVVYGKGDSTMISSGFFVADDKIATNVHVVATADLASLHVRTDNGDCTIQGVTAFDTKNDLVILQISGTGVPFVIGNSDAVRHGETVFCTGYIGYPADRFNIMENTVLSGRLGSVWLRVTPDIFPGNSGGPVLNTMGEVIGINVAGSGPVGYIIESNALKGLLKQFGPAEPLAQWQKRDPVRAFTYLGEASDKFYAADYASAIGAVDKFIALNPTSPGIHMQYEIRGYAKALLGQAKFDKDAPGVAQRYYRAAIEDLDKAIGINPEDTSAYAKRGSAKTLFGHSEFIRDHVAEAQQYYRAAIEDFDKAIGIHPKFPSYAERGAVKVALGISETNQGHTTEAQQSYYAAIEDFDKATDYDRYDTYAYIIRGYTRICLADFESDKGNMEDARSLYEAAITDCDSAIKFDMENPYGYHTRGVAKAALDDYVQAIDDFDKTVSHKSDFARAYYNRAVAKMLLGEKREAKADFKKAKELDANIRK; encoded by the coding sequence GTGAAACATATCAGCAGATTTTTATTTAGTTTTCTCACTTTAGGCGTAATTCTTTCATGCGCGCAAACACCGCAGCGTATTGAATTGCACCCAGTATATGCTGTGCCGCGCGGCACTCCAGAAGGACCGGGGAAACCTCTCGTTACAGCCGAAGGTTTAGATACAGAAAAAGTCAAAGCCTCTACGGTTCGTGTGGTTTACGGAAAAGGGGATTCAACGATGATTAGTAGTGGCTTTTTCGTGGCAGATGACAAGATTGCCACGAACGTTCATGTTGTTGCAACTGCTGATCTTGCGTCGTTACACGTGAGAACCGATAACGGGGACTGTACAATTCAAGGTGTCACAGCATTTGATACCAAAAACGATCTCGTCATTCTACAAATATCTGGCACCGGTGTCCCATTTGTTATCGGCAACAGCGATGCAGTTAGACACGGTGAGACTGTTTTCTGTACAGGCTATATAGGTTATCCTGCTGATAGATTCAATATCATGGAGAACACTGTCCTTTCGGGGCGGCTTGGCAGTGTGTGGCTTCGGGTGACACCCGACATCTTTCCAGGGAACAGCGGTGGGCCTGTGCTGAATACCATGGGAGAAGTCATTGGAATTAATGTGGCTGGTAGCGGCCCTGTCGGTTATATCATTGAGTCAAATGCCCTCAAAGGGCTCCTAAAACAGTTCGGACCTGCAGAACCTTTAGCACAATGGCAGAAAAGGGACCCCGTACGTGCCTTTACCTACCTCGGTGAGGCATCCGATAAATTCTATGCTGCTGACTATGCCAGTGCGATAGGGGCAGTTGATAAATTTATTGCCTTAAACCCAACATCCCCAGGAATACACATGCAGTATGAAATTCGTGGGTACGCGAAAGCCCTCCTTGGGCAGGCTAAATTTGACAAAGATGCCCCAGGCGTAGCGCAACGGTACTATCGTGCAGCGATTGAAGACCTCGATAAAGCCATCGGCATTAACCCGGAGGATACTTCCGCGTATGCCAAGCGCGGCTCTGCGAAAACACTCTTTGGTCATTCTGAATTTATCAGGGATCACGTAGCAGAAGCGCAACAGTACTATCGTGCAGCGATTGAAGACTTTGATAAAGCCATTGGTATCCACCCAAAGTTTCCGTCATACGCGGAGCGTGGAGCGGTGAAGGTCGCCCTGGGCATTTCTGAAACCAACCAAGGACATACGACAGAAGCACAGCAGTCCTATTACGCGGCGATTGAAGACTTTGATAAAGCGACTGATTATGACCGGTATGATACTTATGCCTATATCATTCGGGGATATACGAGAATTTGCTTGGCGGATTTTGAATCTGATAAAGGGAATATGGAAGATGCTCGCAGCCTATACGAAGCAGCAATAACTGATTGTGATTCGGCTATCAAATTTGATATGGAGAATCCTTACGGCTACCACACGCGCGGTGTTGCGAAGGCTGCTCTTGATGATTACGTTCAGGCGATTGATGATTTCGATAAAACCGTCAGCCATAAGTCAGATTTTGCCAGAGCCTACTACAATCGTGCTGTCGCGAAGATGTTGCTTGGGGAAAAAAGAGAAGCGAAGGCGGATTTCAAAAAGGCGAAAGAACTTGACGCGAATATACGAAAATAA
- a CDS encoding Gfo/Idh/MocA family oxidoreductase, whose translation MAIGLGVIGMNPTNMGSTATLLKDVPDLKYELRGICAKRADVLENYANQIGVDFWTTDYRELVERDDISVVAIYSPDHLHAEHCVAAIEAGKHVICTKPMVTQLADAQQLVDLVREHKTKFLVGQSMRFDLQFLTMKQFLDDGDLGEIMLADAYYVHDMREVYDFTPWRLHEPQDLMFGGIVHPVDLLRCLLGDVDEVHAYGTKGLLTPEYPIKNNFFLNLKFKSGQIARAMGLYDIVHPPMPMQQISIFGSKGTVIGDFTDNKEGHVKLMLDKMATREPFEVTCPPEIDTSVYGHGQTVIRYMRHFQQCLEEDLEPSPNVIDGAKSIAVGVAAWESIESGRPVKVFNEF comes from the coding sequence ATGGCAATAGGATTAGGCGTTATTGGGATGAATCCCACGAATATGGGTTCAACTGCGACCCTGTTAAAAGATGTACCGGACTTGAAATATGAACTCCGCGGTATCTGTGCGAAGCGGGCAGATGTGCTTGAGAACTACGCTAACCAAATTGGCGTGGATTTCTGGACAACGGATTATCGAGAATTAGTGGAGCGTGACGATATTTCTGTTGTCGCGATCTATTCTCCCGACCACTTGCATGCCGAACACTGCGTCGCTGCGATTGAAGCCGGGAAACATGTCATCTGCACGAAACCGATGGTGACCCAATTAGCAGATGCACAGCAACTGGTGGATCTGGTGCGCGAACACAAGACTAAATTCCTTGTGGGGCAATCAATGCGGTTTGACCTTCAGTTTTTGACAATGAAACAGTTCCTTGACGATGGCGATTTAGGCGAGATTATGTTAGCAGATGCCTATTATGTCCACGACATGCGCGAAGTCTATGATTTCACGCCGTGGCGGCTCCATGAACCGCAAGATTTGATGTTCGGCGGTATTGTGCATCCTGTTGACCTATTGCGCTGTCTCCTCGGTGATGTAGATGAGGTGCACGCCTATGGGACGAAAGGCTTACTCACACCAGAATACCCTATAAAGAATAATTTCTTTCTCAACCTGAAGTTTAAGAGCGGGCAGATTGCGAGAGCGATGGGGCTTTACGATATCGTCCACCCGCCGATGCCGATGCAGCAGATCTCCATTTTCGGAAGTAAAGGGACGGTAATTGGGGACTTTACGGACAACAAAGAGGGACACGTCAAGTTGATGCTCGATAAAATGGCCACCAGAGAACCCTTTGAAGTGACCTGTCCTCCTGAGATAGACACAAGCGTTTACGGACACGGACAAACGGTTATCCGATACATGCGACATTTTCAGCAGTGTCTTGAAGAGGATTTAGAACCGTCTCCGAACGTCATTGATGGTGCAAAGTCTATCGCTGTCGGTGTAGCGGCGTGGGAATCTATTGAATCAGGGCGACCTGTAAAAGTATTCAACGAGTTTTAA
- a CDS encoding metal-dependent transcriptional regulator, which yields MLTHAAEDYLKSIYKLQEKGGKVSTGILAEYLEVKPASATGMIKKLKTMKLVRYERYRGVTLTAAGKAIALEIIRHHRLLELYLFKALGVPWDGVHEEAEKLEHVISEDVEARMDEFLGYPTADPHGAPIPDKNGVVTQTASIPMTDLQNGQSCVVAEVSDNDSALLRHLGSFNLYPGTAFRVIEVAPFEGPFTIDIAGQQVVIGREVAKHIFVDQVQDPDNV from the coding sequence ATGCTTACACATGCTGCAGAGGATTATCTCAAGTCGATTTACAAGTTACAAGAGAAAGGCGGTAAGGTTTCGACTGGCATTTTAGCAGAATACCTTGAAGTGAAACCCGCTTCCGCTACCGGGATGATCAAAAAATTGAAGACGATGAAACTGGTGCGTTATGAACGCTATAGAGGTGTGACGCTAACGGCTGCCGGAAAAGCAATTGCGCTTGAAATCATCAGGCATCATCGCTTATTGGAACTTTACCTATTCAAAGCCCTCGGCGTTCCATGGGATGGCGTTCACGAGGAAGCCGAAAAATTGGAGCACGTCATTTCGGAAGACGTAGAGGCACGGATGGACGAGTTTCTCGGTTATCCGACTGCCGACCCGCATGGTGCGCCGATACCGGATAAAAACGGTGTTGTGACACAGACAGCATCCATTCCGATGACAGACCTGCAGAACGGACAAAGTTGTGTCGTTGCTGAAGTGAGTGACAACGATTCGGCGTTGCTCCGACATCTCGGAAGCTTTAACCTTTATCCGGGTACGGCGTTTCGGGTGATTGAGGTTGCCCCCTTTGAAGGTCCATTTACTATTGATATTGCGGGACAACAGGTGGTTATTGGACGTGAAGTTGCGAAACATATTTTCGTGGATCAGGTGCAAGATCCAGATAATGTATAG
- a CDS encoding VIT1/CCC1 transporter family protein translates to MEQQDRTRPDAKTIKVWKHHLQDEIDASFLYGVFASLESDDKRKEILSELAEVENQHVVRWQEMLTAYDVKIKRQQPTLKARLMAWYARRFGNAFPLSQMLGEEASEVKDYLTLHRNSTLADARETALILAKESAQHTESLQELTGTIGEPWHKTESGGMVGNIVYGFNDGLTANFGLVAGVIAATSDISTILVTGIVGTVADSLSMGASGYLAAKSEQEVYEHEIEVEREEIRLMPDIEEDELALIYEARGLPKEQARELAQEVMEDPERALAEKIQTELKIGEVYATPIKEGWITGLATAIGAFIPVAPFLFTEGMLAIWISFTLAMMSHFAVGAARSFFTGRGLFRSGIDMFIVGLGVAGVGYLVGELLEHFFFGN, encoded by the coding sequence ATGGAACAACAAGACCGGACTCGACCTGATGCTAAAACGATTAAGGTGTGGAAACACCATTTGCAAGATGAAATCGATGCCAGTTTCCTTTATGGCGTTTTCGCGAGCCTTGAATCAGATGACAAGCGAAAAGAGATATTAAGCGAGCTTGCGGAGGTAGAAAATCAACATGTAGTCCGTTGGCAGGAGATGCTGACGGCATACGACGTAAAAATCAAAAGGCAACAGCCAACATTGAAAGCACGGTTGATGGCGTGGTATGCTCGCCGATTTGGGAATGCGTTTCCGCTCTCGCAGATGCTGGGGGAGGAAGCGAGTGAAGTCAAAGACTATCTAACGCTTCATAGAAACAGCACACTCGCAGATGCCAGGGAAACGGCGCTTATTTTAGCCAAGGAATCCGCGCAACATACAGAGAGTTTGCAGGAACTTACCGGAACGATTGGTGAACCTTGGCACAAAACCGAATCTGGAGGCATGGTCGGCAATATTGTTTATGGGTTTAACGACGGTTTAACGGCGAATTTCGGGTTAGTTGCTGGCGTTATTGCTGCGACATCGGATATCTCGACAATCCTTGTGACAGGTATCGTCGGAACGGTCGCGGACTCGCTCTCTATGGGTGCTTCCGGGTACCTTGCGGCGAAGAGTGAACAAGAGGTCTATGAACACGAAATCGAGGTTGAAAGAGAGGAAATTCGCCTCATGCCCGACATTGAGGAAGATGAACTCGCCCTCATCTACGAAGCGCGCGGTCTTCCAAAAGAACAGGCGCGCGAACTCGCCCAGGAGGTAATGGAGGATCCAGAGAGAGCACTGGCGGAGAAAATCCAAACTGAACTTAAAATCGGGGAGGTCTATGCGACACCGATCAAAGAGGGATGGATTACAGGGCTCGCGACTGCTATCGGTGCTTTCATTCCTGTCGCGCCGTTCCTATTTACTGAGGGTATGCTCGCTATTTGGATCTCGTTCACACTTGCCATGATGTCACACTTTGCCGTCGGTGCCGCACGGAGTTTCTTCACAGGACGCGGGCTGTTTCGGAGTGGCATCGATATGTTTATTGTAGGACTCGGTGTTGCCGGCGTTGGCTACCTCGTCGGCGAATTATTAGAACACTTTTTCTTTGGGAATTAA